Part of the Drosophila pseudoobscura strain MV-25-SWS-2005 chromosome 2, UCI_Dpse_MV25, whole genome shotgun sequence genome, AAAACAAAACGATCGTAAAAAGCACAATGATCAGACGACGGACACTACGTGAGCAGAATGAGACGCAGTCTGTTCTTTCGGATTCGCATTCGGATGCGAATGTGGAGCCAAAACCTGATTGATAAGCCCACAGCTGAGAAAAGCAAGAACCGATCGGTTCAGTACCCCCATCCGAACAGATCCATATAAATAGGACAGTCGGCGGCAACACTGCAGCTCAGTTCCAGAGGCACCATCTCCACAAGCACAATGGCCCACACCAAAGGATTTCTTCTCAGCCTGATGGCCGTCCTGGTCCTCCTTCTCTCCACGGCTTCCGGCTCTCCCGCCAGAGGATACTTTGGTTCACCCCAACGCGGAGGACGCAGCTACACGGACATTGCCCGAGTGGTCAATCCCAATCCATACGCCTTCGTTGGATCCAGAAACTATCCCGGTCAGCCCTTCTGGCCAGTGGGA contains:
- the LOC6896656 gene encoding uncharacterized protein, producing the protein MAHTKGFLLSLMAVLVLLLSTASGSPARGYFGSPQRGGRSYTDIARVVNPNPYAFVGSRNYPGQPFWPVGK